A window of the Halostella litorea genome harbors these coding sequences:
- a CDS encoding HalOD1 output domain-containing protein: MTVAPSQQRSDIRPTSVSRTAEDGDPSTTVVLAVAEALDTDPLDLSPALYEVIDPDALDSLFESAGADADLTCQFSGWGCTITVFDGGRVRVTPGR, from the coding sequence ATGACGGTAGCCCCTTCGCAGCAACGATCCGACATTCGGCCGACGTCGGTCTCTCGGACGGCGGAGGACGGCGACCCGAGCACGACAGTCGTTTTGGCGGTGGCGGAGGCGCTCGACACCGACCCACTAGACTTATCGCCCGCGCTTTACGAGGTGATAGACCCCGACGCGCTCGACTCCCTTTTCGAGTCGGCCGGCGCCGACGCCGACCTCACGTGCCAGTTTTCGGGATGGGGCTGTACGATAACGGTGTTCGACGGCGGGCGGGTCCGGGTGACGCCCGGCCGCTAA
- the nirK gene encoding copper-containing nitrite reductase, whose protein sequence is MFESSRRRVLQAMGIGGATAVAGCANAPTAQDRTEQRERMEQAATPEVDRVAADPTDIPDPIDRDEPAEVDVELVPREVTAEVEDGVTFDYMTYNGTVPGPFIRVRRGDTVNVTFRNPEENTMPHNVDFHACAGPGGGAEATMTAPGETANLQFKATYPGAYIYHCAVPNMDMHISAGMFGIILVEPEDGLPEVDEEVYLGQHEIYTDKEAGTEGHHKFDMASMAAEDPTYVVMNGESYAMTPDKYGAAATVETGQTVRTYFVTGGPNLTSSYHPIGNVWEKLYPEGSLSTDPQTHIQTKPVAPGSTTVATMDFPVPGNYKLVDHALSRVARRGCMSIVTAEGEDNPEVFNPDP, encoded by the coding sequence ATGTTCGAATCTTCCCGACGGCGCGTGCTTCAGGCGATGGGTATCGGCGGCGCGACCGCTGTGGCTGGCTGCGCGAACGCCCCTACCGCCCAGGACCGCACGGAACAGCGCGAGCGGATGGAACAGGCCGCGACTCCGGAGGTCGACCGCGTCGCCGCGGACCCGACCGACATCCCCGACCCGATCGACCGCGACGAGCCGGCCGAGGTCGACGTCGAGCTCGTCCCCCGCGAGGTGACCGCCGAGGTCGAGGACGGCGTCACCTTCGACTACATGACGTACAACGGGACGGTCCCCGGGCCGTTCATCCGGGTCCGGCGGGGCGACACGGTCAACGTCACCTTCCGGAACCCCGAGGAGAACACGATGCCGCACAACGTCGACTTCCACGCCTGTGCCGGCCCCGGCGGCGGCGCGGAGGCGACGATGACCGCGCCCGGGGAGACGGCGAACCTGCAGTTCAAGGCGACGTACCCCGGCGCGTACATCTACCACTGCGCCGTCCCGAACATGGACATGCACATCAGCGCGGGCATGTTCGGGATCATCCTCGTCGAACCGGAGGACGGCTTGCCCGAAGTCGACGAGGAGGTGTACCTCGGCCAGCACGAGATATACACCGACAAGGAGGCCGGGACGGAGGGCCACCACAAGTTCGACATGGCGTCGATGGCCGCCGAGGACCCCACGTACGTCGTGATGAACGGGGAGAGCTACGCGATGACCCCCGACAAGTACGGGGCGGCGGCGACGGTCGAGACGGGCCAGACCGTCCGGACGTACTTCGTCACCGGCGGGCCGAACCTCACCAGCAGCTACCACCCCATCGGCAACGTCTGGGAGAAGCTGTACCCCGAGGGGTCGCTGTCGACCGACCCGCAGACCCACATCCAGACGAAGCCGGTCGCCCCGGGGAGCACCACCGTCGCCACGATGGACTTCCCCGTCCCCGGGAACTACAAGCTGGTCGACCACGCGCTCAGCCGGGTCGCCCGACGTGGCTGCATGAGCATCGTCACCGCCGAGGGCGAGGACAACCCCGAGGTGTTCAACCCGGACCCGTAA
- a CDS encoding DUF7553 family protein, with amino-acid sequence MRSRRTGSDDIAAGDPRPALSAANEALLRAIETPPDTGREDRIDDLAAELWFLAREKDRRPDQGRLERVQYSLTLLLAEVREPRARHVARARRYLQAFRARVDGV; translated from the coding sequence ATGCGCTCCCGGCGTACGGGGTCCGACGACATCGCGGCGGGCGATCCGCGCCCGGCGCTCTCCGCCGCGAACGAGGCGCTGCTCCGCGCCATCGAGACGCCGCCGGACACCGGGCGGGAGGACCGCATCGACGACCTCGCCGCAGAACTCTGGTTCCTGGCCCGGGAGAAGGACCGCCGGCCGGACCAGGGGCGACTCGAGCGCGTCCAGTACTCGCTGACCCTGCTGCTCGCGGAGGTGCGGGAGCCACGGGCGCGACACGTCGCCCGGGCGCGCCGCTACCTGCAGGCGTTCCGGGCGCGGGTCGACGGGGTGTGA
- a CDS encoding cupin domain-containing protein, with product MAELTSVDDLTDQPHAEVFAEHRPRTVRLSLDAGDEVPGHHHPDHDIVLYGMEGTIELRLDDETYEVTPGDAVQFSGEREISPRAVEDARALVVFAPAE from the coding sequence ATGGCCGAACTGACGAGCGTCGACGACCTGACGGACCAACCCCACGCCGAAGTGTTCGCAGAGCACCGCCCGCGGACCGTCCGGCTGTCGCTCGACGCCGGCGACGAGGTCCCGGGCCACCACCACCCGGACCACGACATCGTGCTGTACGGGATGGAGGGCACCATCGAACTCCGCTTGGACGACGAGACGTACGAGGTCACCCCCGGCGACGCCGTGCAGTTCAGCGGCGAGCGGGAGATATCGCCGCGGGCGGTCGAGGACGCGCGTGCGTTGGTCGTGTTCGCGCCGGCCGAGTGA
- a CDS encoding heme-copper oxidase family protein: MSVVPGDVETDAQPPMAVPLRHFVVALGFLVAGGAVGTVFDAPLVDLVRLHLLLVGWVCITIMGAMTQFVPVWSGTELHSRRLATAQLWLVTAGLVGFAWSLLAERYDLLPYAGGLILAGFWTFAYNLARTLATARPLDVTERHFALALAYFVVLTPLGVTLALGFTDPVFLDLPVARVDVVGAHATLAAFGAVLTTVFGALYQLATMFTQTELHGVDRYLRGVEEVSYPVGVVALAGGRLLRDPLIARVGGVLVVASVLAVAAILARRLVETSVEWTPMLSRYAVAAVALAAWAALTLPAWVADPLAVDARFGAPGTVHLLTLGGVGFVVLGTLYHVVPFIVWVHRYSDLLGYEPVPMIDDLYDDRLAAADFAALLGGAALLVAADLLPAWGLRVPAVVGAAGGGLVLLGSVVFAANLLLVLRRHGPQSVPAVLVGRFGGEGGDGPGDGPGDGADLPDR; encoded by the coding sequence ATGAGCGTGGTTCCCGGCGACGTCGAGACGGACGCGCAGCCGCCGATGGCCGTGCCGCTCCGGCACTTCGTCGTCGCGCTGGGCTTTCTCGTCGCGGGCGGCGCGGTCGGCACGGTATTCGACGCGCCGCTCGTCGACCTCGTGCGCTTGCATCTGCTGCTCGTGGGCTGGGTCTGTATCACGATCATGGGCGCGATGACCCAGTTCGTCCCCGTCTGGTCCGGGACGGAACTCCACTCCCGGCGGCTGGCGACCGCCCAGCTGTGGCTCGTGACCGCGGGGCTGGTCGGCTTCGCGTGGTCGCTGCTGGCCGAGCGGTACGACCTGCTCCCCTACGCCGGCGGCCTCATACTCGCCGGGTTCTGGACGTTCGCGTACAACCTCGCCCGGACGCTCGCGACGGCGCGGCCCCTCGACGTCACCGAGCGCCACTTCGCGCTGGCGCTCGCGTACTTCGTCGTCCTTACGCCCCTCGGCGTGACGCTCGCCCTCGGCTTCACCGACCCGGTGTTTCTCGACCTGCCGGTGGCCCGGGTCGACGTCGTCGGGGCGCACGCCACGCTGGCGGCGTTCGGCGCGGTCCTGACGACCGTCTTCGGCGCGCTGTACCAGCTCGCGACGATGTTCACGCAGACGGAACTACACGGCGTCGACCGCTACCTCCGCGGGGTCGAGGAGGTGAGCTACCCGGTCGGCGTCGTCGCGCTCGCCGGCGGGCGGCTGCTGCGCGACCCCCTGATCGCCCGCGTCGGCGGCGTCCTCGTGGTCGCGAGCGTGCTCGCCGTCGCGGCGATACTCGCGCGCCGGCTGGTCGAGACGAGCGTCGAGTGGACGCCGATGCTGTCGCGGTACGCCGTCGCCGCCGTGGCGCTGGCCGCGTGGGCCGCGCTGACCCTCCCGGCGTGGGTCGCCGACCCGCTCGCGGTCGACGCGCGCTTCGGCGCGCCGGGCACCGTCCACCTGCTCACGCTCGGCGGCGTCGGCTTCGTCGTGCTCGGGACGCTGTACCACGTCGTCCCCTTCATCGTCTGGGTCCACCGGTACAGCGACCTGCTCGGCTACGAGCCGGTGCCGATGATCGACGACCTCTACGACGACCGCCTCGCCGCGGCCGACTTCGCCGCGCTCCTCGGCGGGGCGGCGCTGCTCGTCGCGGCGGACCTGCTCCCCGCGTGGGGGCTGCGGGTCCCGGCGGTCGTCGGGGCCGCCGGCGGCGGCCTCGTGTTGCTCGGCAGCGTCGTCTTCGCCGCCAACCTCCTGCTCGTCCTCCGCCGGCACGGGCCGCAGTCGGTCCCCGCGGTCCTGGTCGGCCGGTTCGGCGGCGAGGGCGGCGACGGTCCCGGGGACGGCCCGGGCGACGGCGCGGACCTCCCGGACCGGTGA
- a CDS encoding MoaD/ThiS family protein, translated as MATSTAETDATQTTVDVKCTGHVRTEVGEPTLSYTFEGDRLRDFLDDFFAEYDVEDLLIAETEAEATTDGWATVPDELPGKWAKNPEGEQTRPYARVVVNGTFNEHLDGLDTDLNDGDRVALMYPFIYCC; from the coding sequence ATGGCAACGTCCACAGCGGAAACCGACGCGACCCAGACGACGGTCGACGTGAAGTGCACCGGCCACGTCCGCACCGAGGTCGGCGAGCCGACGCTGTCGTACACGTTCGAGGGCGACCGGCTCCGGGACTTCCTCGACGACTTCTTCGCGGAGTACGACGTCGAGGACCTCCTGATAGCGGAGACGGAGGCCGAGGCGACCACCGACGGCTGGGCGACCGTGCCCGACGAACTGCCCGGGAAGTGGGCGAAAAACCCCGAGGGCGAGCAGACCCGCCCCTACGCCCGGGTCGTCGTCAACGGGACGTTCAACGAGCACCTCGACGGCCTCGACACCGACCTGAACGACGGCGACCGCGTCGCGCTGATGTACCCCTTCATCTACTGCTGCTGA